A portion of the Agrobacterium tumefaciens genome contains these proteins:
- a CDS encoding putative bifunctional diguanylate cyclase/phosphodiesterase has product MKHTLGEVSGQQEYRRPDARFSDELLALYQQEGERSRRGSIRRGLWTAVFIYLLFAITDIILVPDVAFYTIIARVIVVLTSLLTLEIQLRMGASTAALDLTCATALVMGYIGWLVPSLLTDNLENMSYYMVFGAIFMMGANLFFTFRFHLSLVSSGIILVTYFLAATQFPEDAFYKLAFGTFYISCFVFTSYVNWNLNRERYHVFLNALEAKAQQKAADERGQALLRLSNTDSLTGLQNRRAIDQHLRLLWDNWSKKGEGFAVFLIDVDFFKKYNDRYGHQEGDKCLVTVGNALQDAIIDHGASIGRYGGEEFIVLAPFKSRQQVGELAETIRHTVEDLSLSHDQRRDGTFIVTVSIGASFTRPNPDGKLEKIINEADRALYIAKANGRNCMKLFDPDDPQTSDETENIAALLKIAVAENLVSLVYQPILNISTNETAGAEALMRLRLLDGGSVSPGTFIPIAERTGTIMELGLWTIKTACRQILADDKVSVVSVNVSPMQLKNPGFATSVAAILVEAGIAGGRLAFEITEGLDMEMHSDVLRCLNDLKTLGINIWLDDFGTGFAGLSWLRMTDFDTVKIDRSFLHDSKTPRGRAMLQDMIRLIRNRGHKILIEGVETEEQLRLVRQLEIDYAQGYYIGRPVVAKRLNVATTPYPQPKMLQRPA; this is encoded by the coding sequence GCGGGGCCTGTGGACGGCTGTTTTCATCTATCTGCTATTTGCCATTACCGACATCATTCTGGTGCCCGACGTCGCCTTTTACACCATAATCGCAAGAGTTATCGTCGTCCTGACGTCCCTGCTGACGCTCGAAATTCAATTGCGCATGGGCGCGAGCACCGCAGCACTTGACCTCACCTGCGCCACTGCGCTCGTCATGGGCTATATTGGCTGGCTTGTGCCCTCGCTCTTGACCGACAATCTCGAAAACATGTCCTATTACATGGTTTTCGGGGCGATCTTCATGATGGGCGCCAATCTGTTTTTCACCTTCCGCTTCCATCTTTCGCTCGTGTCATCGGGCATCATTCTCGTCACCTACTTTCTGGCGGCGACGCAGTTTCCCGAAGATGCGTTCTACAAGCTCGCTTTCGGCACCTTCTATATCTCCTGCTTCGTCTTCACCTCTTACGTGAACTGGAACCTGAACCGGGAACGCTACCACGTTTTTCTCAACGCACTGGAAGCCAAGGCCCAGCAGAAAGCGGCGGACGAGCGCGGGCAGGCGCTGTTGCGGCTTTCAAATACCGATTCCCTGACAGGCCTGCAGAACCGCCGCGCCATCGACCAGCATCTGCGCCTGTTGTGGGACAATTGGAGCAAGAAGGGGGAAGGTTTCGCCGTCTTTCTGATCGACGTGGATTTCTTCAAGAAATACAATGATCGCTACGGCCACCAGGAAGGCGACAAGTGCCTCGTGACGGTGGGCAACGCCCTGCAGGACGCGATCATCGACCATGGCGCCTCCATCGGCCGTTATGGCGGTGAGGAGTTCATCGTACTCGCTCCGTTCAAGTCCAGACAGCAGGTGGGTGAGCTTGCCGAAACCATCCGCCACACCGTCGAAGACCTGTCGCTTTCGCACGATCAGCGCCGGGACGGAACCTTCATCGTCACCGTCAGCATTGGCGCGTCTTTCACCCGTCCCAATCCGGATGGCAAGCTCGAAAAGATCATCAACGAGGCCGACCGGGCGCTTTATATCGCCAAGGCCAATGGCCGCAATTGCATGAAGCTGTTCGATCCGGACGATCCGCAGACCAGCGACGAAACCGAAAATATCGCCGCACTTCTGAAAATCGCTGTCGCGGAAAACCTCGTTTCTCTCGTCTATCAGCCGATCCTCAACATATCGACCAACGAGACGGCAGGAGCCGAAGCGTTGATGCGGCTTCGCCTGCTCGACGGTGGCTCCGTTTCGCCCGGCACCTTTATCCCGATTGCCGAACGCACCGGCACGATAATGGAGCTCGGTCTCTGGACCATAAAGACCGCCTGCCGGCAGATACTGGCCGATGACAAGGTATCGGTGGTCAGCGTCAACGTATCGCCGATGCAGCTGAAGAACCCTGGTTTTGCCACTTCGGTCGCAGCGATCCTCGTTGAGGCGGGGATTGCCGGCGGCAGGCTGGCGTTCGAGATCACCGAGGGTCTGGATATGGAGATGCATTCGGATGTATTACGCTGTCTGAACGATCTGAAGACGCTCGGCATAAATATATGGCTGGATGATTTCGGAACCGGATTTGCGGGCCTTTCCTGGCTGCGGATGACGGATTTCGATACCGTAAAGATTGACCGCTCCTTCCTGCATGACAGCAAGACACCCCGTGGCCGGGCGATGTTGCAGGACATGATCCGTCTCATCCGCAATCGCGGCCACAAGATCCTTATCGAAGGCGTAGAGACGGAAGAGCAGCTGAGACTCGTGCGCCAGCTCGAGATCGATTATGCGCAGGGTTATTATATCGGACGCCCGGTCGTCGCCAAAAGGCTGAATGTGGCGACTACCCCCTACCCGCAGCCCAAAATGCTACAGCGCCCCGCCTGA
- a CDS encoding Ldh family oxidoreductase yields MSHSNENITVLARLDELERFCRSVFLAVGTDDETADAATRAMMHGTRLGVDSHGVRLLAHYIAGLEGGRLNPRPQISRVSGFGAVETIDADHAHGARATYAAMDSAMALAGKFGIGAVAIRNSSHFGPAGAYVLEAARQGYIGIAFCNSDSFVRLHDGAMRFHGTNPIAVGVPAADDMPWLLDMATSAVPYNRVLLYRSLEQQLPEGVASDGDGIDTQNPNAVEMLAPLGGAFGFKGAALAGMVEIFSAVLSGMKLSFDIAPMSGPDFSKPRGLGAFVLALKPEAFLEREVFDEGMKRYLEVLRGSPAREDCKVMAPGDREWAVAAKREREGAPVDPVTRAAFSELAAKFSIIPPAYH; encoded by the coding sequence ATGTCGCACAGCAATGAAAATATCACTGTCCTCGCAAGGCTGGATGAACTGGAGCGGTTTTGCCGTTCCGTTTTCCTGGCTGTCGGCACCGATGATGAAACCGCCGATGCGGCGACCCGCGCCATGATGCATGGCACACGGCTGGGCGTAGACAGCCACGGCGTTCGGCTTCTTGCTCACTACATCGCAGGACTTGAAGGCGGGCGTCTCAATCCGCGGCCGCAGATCAGCCGCGTGTCCGGCTTCGGCGCAGTGGAGACGATCGATGCCGACCATGCCCATGGCGCCCGCGCTACCTATGCGGCCATGGACAGCGCCATGGCGCTTGCTGGGAAATTCGGCATCGGCGCCGTTGCGATCAGGAATTCCTCGCATTTCGGCCCCGCTGGCGCTTACGTGCTGGAGGCGGCGCGGCAGGGGTATATCGGCATTGCCTTTTGCAACTCCGACAGTTTCGTGCGCCTGCATGACGGCGCGATGCGTTTCCACGGCACCAACCCCATTGCAGTCGGCGTGCCGGCAGCCGATGACATGCCCTGGCTTTTGGACATGGCCACCAGCGCCGTGCCCTATAACCGGGTTCTGCTTTACCGCAGCCTGGAACAGCAATTGCCGGAAGGAGTTGCGTCTGATGGCGACGGTATCGACACGCAGAACCCCAATGCCGTTGAAATGCTGGCTCCGCTGGGCGGTGCCTTTGGTTTCAAGGGAGCGGCGCTTGCGGGAATGGTGGAAATCTTTAGCGCCGTTCTCAGCGGCATGAAGCTCAGTTTCGATATCGCCCCAATGTCGGGGCCAGATTTTTCCAAGCCGCGCGGGCTTGGGGCCTTCGTCCTGGCGTTGAAGCCCGAAGCCTTCCTTGAGCGCGAAGTGTTCGACGAGGGCATGAAACGCTATCTCGAGGTACTGCGGGGATCGCCAGCGCGGGAGGACTGCAAGGTCATGGCGCCGGGCGATCGTGAATGGGCGGTAGCGGCAAAGCGGGAGAGGGAGGGCGCACCTGTCGATCCCGTCACGCGTGCTGCGTTTTCGGAACTTGCGGCAAAATTCTCGATCATTCCGCCCGCATATCACTAA
- a CDS encoding DNA translocase FtsK produces the protein MMSVHAAMSFSRSRFQNSSNSVGEGSDKARHAGGKAVAGQEQVAAMKAGVAPRPNADVSAADAIEGRAEMPGWQNAFVLGPNVRFTRTPESAFSRRMPVETPHLAEEEAPTDILSETAEPEMVVQPEATVQEPALATVVKSPEPRIQPPRMPFLPQPPDARGARALTYKLRLELARKQAEEAAAAALMPPQPVDVAAVFDAPVPGTDSPVQPLPAASVASVEQVATPQASIPAFAAHLPDELFWEVMTLDLPDDAGEGLTASARTVLANPLLTAPAIAPTLASASPVAPAIRLSDVPPVIRIPGGSAIRLYREIGVHHPAIPAPTQVVEPEVATQPVVETVAVAEPQRPVEQVQLAERIVAEPRFTPRAPIQASQPMFREAPVFADGEYEYPSIDLLQQARVQQTTTMTPEALEQSAGLLESVLEDFGIKGEIIDVRPGPVVTLYEFEPAPGVKSSRVIGLSDDIARSMSALSARVAVVPGRNVIGIELPNPVRETVYLRELIEATDYSETRQKLALCLGKTIGGEPVIAELAKMPHLLVAGTTGSGKSVAINTMILSLLYRLKPEECRLIMVDPKMLELSVYDGIPHLLTPVVTDPKKAVMALKWAVREMEDRYRKMSRLGVRNIDGYNARAAAARAKGETVFCNVQTGFDRATGEAVYEQEEMDLTAMPYIVVIVDEMADLMMVAGKEIEGAIQRLAQMARAAGIHLIMATQRPSVDVITGTIKANFPTRISFQVTSKIDSRTILGEQGAEHLLGQGDMLHMMGGGRISRVHGPFVSDEEVEKVVAHLKTQGRPEYLGTVTEDADEADDEAEEETAVFDKTSMGDDDSDDLYEKAVKVVMRDKKCSTSYIQRRLSIGYNRAASLVERMEQEGIVGPANHVGKRAIIAGERDTYEAIGGDD, from the coding sequence ATGATGAGTGTGCACGCTGCCATGAGCTTCTCCCGATCCAGATTCCAGAATTCGTCCAATAGCGTAGGGGAGGGGAGCGATAAGGCTCGTCATGCCGGCGGCAAGGCCGTTGCCGGTCAGGAGCAGGTCGCGGCAATGAAGGCGGGTGTTGCGCCCCGGCCGAATGCCGATGTCAGCGCTGCCGACGCCATCGAAGGCCGCGCTGAAATGCCGGGCTGGCAGAATGCTTTCGTGCTTGGCCCGAATGTGCGTTTCACCCGTACGCCGGAAAGCGCCTTTAGCCGGCGCATGCCGGTTGAGACGCCGCATCTTGCGGAAGAGGAGGCACCCACCGACATCCTGTCTGAAACTGCCGAGCCTGAGATGGTCGTGCAGCCGGAGGCTACTGTACAGGAGCCTGCACTTGCGACGGTCGTAAAGTCGCCGGAGCCGCGCATTCAACCGCCACGCATGCCGTTTCTGCCGCAGCCGCCGGATGCGCGAGGCGCCAGGGCGCTGACCTACAAATTGCGACTGGAGCTTGCGCGCAAACAGGCGGAAGAAGCCGCTGCAGCAGCGCTGATGCCGCCTCAGCCAGTTGATGTAGCCGCCGTCTTCGACGCGCCGGTACCGGGAACCGATTCACCTGTTCAGCCGCTGCCCGCCGCGTCGGTTGCATCTGTCGAACAGGTTGCAACGCCGCAGGCATCCATTCCCGCCTTTGCCGCCCATCTGCCGGATGAGCTTTTCTGGGAAGTGATGACGCTCGATCTGCCGGATGACGCCGGCGAAGGCCTTACCGCATCTGCGCGCACCGTTCTCGCAAACCCGTTGCTGACGGCGCCTGCGATTGCCCCGACGCTGGCATCCGCATCTCCGGTCGCACCGGCAATCCGGCTTTCGGACGTACCGCCCGTCATCAGGATTCCGGGTGGTTCAGCGATCAGGCTTTACCGCGAAATCGGCGTGCATCATCCTGCAATTCCAGCCCCAACTCAGGTCGTTGAACCAGAGGTCGCTACGCAGCCGGTCGTGGAGACGGTCGCAGTTGCTGAGCCGCAGAGGCCTGTTGAGCAGGTTCAGCTGGCGGAAAGAATCGTTGCCGAGCCGCGTTTCACGCCCCGCGCGCCCATCCAGGCCTCGCAGCCGATGTTCCGGGAAGCGCCGGTCTTTGCAGACGGCGAATATGAATACCCCTCCATCGATCTTCTGCAGCAGGCTCGCGTCCAGCAGACCACGACCATGACGCCGGAGGCGCTCGAGCAAAGCGCCGGCCTACTGGAAAGCGTGCTGGAGGATTTCGGCATCAAGGGTGAGATCATCGATGTGCGCCCCGGCCCAGTTGTGACGCTTTACGAATTCGAGCCCGCCCCCGGCGTGAAGTCCTCGCGCGTTATCGGCCTGTCGGACGATATCGCCCGCTCGATGTCGGCGCTCTCGGCGCGTGTCGCCGTCGTGCCCGGCCGCAATGTCATCGGTATCGAGCTTCCCAATCCGGTGCGCGAGACGGTCTATCTTCGCGAGCTTATCGAAGCGACCGATTACAGCGAGACCCGCCAGAAGCTGGCCCTTTGCCTTGGCAAGACCATTGGCGGCGAACCTGTCATCGCCGAACTGGCGAAGATGCCGCATCTGCTCGTTGCCGGTACCACCGGTTCGGGCAAGTCGGTCGCCATCAACACCATGATCCTGTCGCTGCTCTACCGGTTGAAGCCGGAGGAATGCCGGCTGATCATGGTCGATCCCAAGATGCTTGAGCTTTCGGTCTATGACGGCATTCCGCATCTTCTGACCCCTGTCGTCACCGATCCGAAGAAGGCGGTCATGGCACTGAAATGGGCCGTACGCGAAATGGAAGACCGCTATCGCAAGATGTCGCGTCTCGGTGTGCGCAATATCGACGGTTACAACGCAAGGGCCGCTGCCGCCCGCGCCAAAGGGGAGACGGTGTTCTGCAACGTGCAGACCGGCTTCGACCGCGCAACCGGCGAAGCTGTCTACGAGCAGGAGGAAATGGACCTCACCGCCATGCCCTATATCGTCGTCATCGTCGACGAGATGGCCGACCTGATGATGGTCGCAGGCAAGGAGATCGAAGGCGCGATCCAGCGTCTTGCGCAGATGGCGCGCGCTGCCGGTATCCATCTCATCATGGCCACCCAACGCCCCTCGGTCGATGTCATTACCGGCACGATCAAGGCCAACTTCCCCACCCGCATTTCCTTCCAGGTGACCTCGAAGATCGACAGCCGCACCATCCTTGGCGAACAGGGCGCCGAACATCTGCTCGGCCAGGGCGACATGCTGCACATGATGGGTGGCGGCCGCATCTCCCGTGTCCACGGTCCGTTCGTGTCGGACGAGGAAGTGGAAAAGGTCGTGGCGCATCTGAAGACCCAAGGTCGGCCTGAATATCTCGGCACCGTTACGGAAGACGCCGACGAGGCTGACGACGAGGCGGAAGAGGAAACGGCGGTCTTCGACAAGACATCGATGGGCGACGACGATAGCGACGATCTCTATGAAAAGGCCGTTAAGGTGGTGATGCGCGACAAGAAATGCTCCACCTCCTATATCCAGCGCCGCCTGTCGATCGGATACAATCGTGCCGCCTCCCTGGTCGAGCGTATGGAGCAGGAAGGCATTGTCGGTCCCGCCAACCATGTCGGCAAGCGCGCCATCATCGCCGGTGAGCGCGACACCTACGAGGCGATTGGCGGCGACGACTGA
- a CDS encoding ABC transporter substrate-binding protein — protein MSPVHLSRRSLLKTSLLLAATTGLAGIAAAQQSKPGGRLIVAADSEPKNLNPAIVASNGVFYISSKIVEPLAEASFNGRDGLEPRLATEWHGSEDGLSATFKLREGVTWHDGKPFTSADVAFSALSVWKPLQNLGRLVFANLEKVDTPDDHTAIFRFSKPTPFQLIRNALPVVTSVVPKHLYEGNDIATNPANTKPVGTGPFVFAEYKPGEYYRLTRNPNYWGKNQPQLDEIIYRVLPDRAGAASALEAEEIHLAAFSAVPLADLARIAKEPGIKVIPEGYEALTYQLVVEINHRRKELADLKVRKAIAHAIDKKFVIDKVFLGYATASTGPVPKNAPQFYTGDVETYDFDVAKANALLDEAGYARGANGTRFSLKLLPAPYFNETKQFGSYLRQALQEIGIDAELVNNDAAAHQKAVYTDHAFDLAIAPPVFRGDPAISTTILVRSGIPAGVGFSNQGGYENKALDALIDKAAETVDTAARTVLYKDFQKQVAADLPLINVAEWGFITVARDTVKHVASNPRWAVSNWADTVVGT, from the coding sequence ATGTCGCCTGTCCACCTGTCCCGCCGCTCGCTTCTCAAAACCTCGCTCCTTCTTGCCGCAACCACCGGACTTGCGGGCATTGCCGCCGCGCAGCAGTCAAAGCCCGGTGGGCGGTTGATCGTTGCGGCCGATTCGGAGCCGAAGAACCTCAACCCGGCCATCGTTGCCTCCAACGGCGTGTTCTATATCTCGAGCAAGATCGTTGAGCCGCTGGCGGAAGCCTCCTTCAATGGCAGGGACGGGCTGGAACCAAGGCTTGCGACGGAATGGCATGGATCGGAGGACGGTTTGAGTGCCACGTTCAAGCTGCGCGAAGGAGTGACCTGGCATGACGGCAAACCCTTCACCTCTGCAGATGTGGCCTTTTCCGCACTTTCTGTTTGGAAGCCGCTGCAAAACCTTGGGCGGCTGGTCTTTGCCAATCTTGAAAAAGTGGATACGCCTGATGACCACACGGCCATTTTCCGCTTCTCCAAGCCGACACCCTTCCAGCTCATCCGCAACGCTTTGCCGGTTGTCACCAGCGTCGTGCCGAAACATCTTTATGAAGGCAACGATATCGCCACCAATCCGGCCAATACGAAACCAGTCGGCACCGGACCTTTCGTTTTTGCGGAATATAAGCCCGGCGAATATTACCGCCTGACTCGCAATCCCAATTACTGGGGCAAGAACCAGCCGCAACTCGATGAGATCATCTATCGCGTTCTGCCCGACCGGGCGGGCGCCGCTTCTGCGCTTGAAGCCGAAGAAATCCACCTCGCTGCCTTTTCCGCCGTGCCGCTTGCCGATCTTGCCCGCATCGCGAAGGAGCCGGGCATCAAGGTCATCCCGGAGGGTTACGAAGCCCTCACCTATCAGCTCGTCGTGGAAATTAACCACCGCCGCAAGGAGCTGGCCGACCTCAAGGTCAGGAAGGCGATCGCCCACGCCATCGACAAGAAATTCGTCATCGACAAGGTCTTCCTCGGTTACGCCACTGCATCGACCGGCCCCGTACCGAAAAATGCACCCCAGTTTTACACGGGGGACGTCGAGACATACGATTTCGACGTCGCCAAGGCGAACGCCCTGCTGGACGAGGCGGGTTATGCACGCGGAGCGAACGGAACGCGATTTTCACTGAAGCTTTTGCCGGCCCCTTACTTCAATGAAACCAAGCAATTCGGTTCCTATCTTCGCCAGGCGCTACAGGAAATCGGCATCGATGCTGAGCTGGTCAACAATGATGCCGCCGCGCACCAGAAGGCCGTCTATACCGACCATGCCTTCGATCTCGCCATCGCGCCCCCGGTCTTCCGTGGCGATCCGGCGATCTCCACCACCATTCTCGTTCGCTCCGGCATTCCTGCCGGCGTCGGCTTCTCCAATCAGGGCGGCTATGAGAACAAGGCGCTCGATGCACTGATCGACAAGGCGGCGGAAACCGTGGACACGGCAGCCCGCACGGTACTCTACAAGGATTTCCAGAAGCAGGTCGCCGCCGATCTGCCGCTGATCAATGTCGCCGAATGGGGTTTCATCACGGTTGCGCGCGATACTGTCAAACACGTCGCCAGCAATCCACGCTGGGCCGTTTCCAACTGGGCGGATACGGTGGTCGGCACCTGA